In Armatimonadota bacterium, the following proteins share a genomic window:
- a CDS encoding gamma-glutamyl-gamma-aminobutyrate hydrolase family protein — protein sequence MKMPVIGITASWKDAENGPMVQLDHGYVRCVEEAGGVALILAPQKQIAQLLSMIDGLLIPGGPDIDPKEYGQDKAPETNLVAHERYQFDKAMLTAADGRLPVMGICYGSQLINVHRGGDLIQHLPLKFGSDITHARSGTFVPHSVRILPKGRLQEIIRETEIESASSHHQCANRMGRGLVVTAESDDGVVEAFEDPKLPFFVGVQWHPEKTPEAEHTKRLFKAFVDSCR from the coding sequence ATGAAGATGCCCGTTATTGGCATTACGGCTTCTTGGAAGGACGCCGAGAACGGCCCGATGGTGCAGTTGGATCATGGCTATGTGCGATGCGTAGAGGAGGCTGGCGGGGTTGCGCTGATCTTAGCGCCTCAGAAGCAAATCGCCCAGTTGCTTTCGATGATCGACGGTCTATTGATTCCGGGCGGGCCGGATATCGATCCTAAGGAATACGGGCAAGACAAAGCGCCGGAAACAAATCTGGTCGCGCACGAACGGTACCAGTTCGATAAGGCGATGCTGACGGCTGCGGACGGCAGGCTTCCGGTGATGGGGATCTGTTATGGCTCGCAACTGATCAATGTGCACCGCGGCGGCGACTTGATTCAGCACTTGCCGCTAAAGTTTGGGAGCGACATTACTCACGCTCGGTCCGGGACCTTCGTGCCGCACTCCGTTAGGATTCTGCCAAAGGGGCGGTTGCAGGAGATCATCCGAGAGACGGAGATCGAGAGCGCAAGCTCGCACCATCAGTGTGCCAATCGAATGGGGCGGGGACTGGTGGTTACCGCCGAGTCGGACGATGGCGTTGTCGAGGCGTTCGAGGATCCGAAGCTGCCTTTCTTCGTCGGCGTTCAGTGGCATCCAGAGAAGACGCCCGAAGCCGAGCACACCAAACGGTTGTTCAAGGCGTTTGTCGATTCTTGCCGTTAG
- a CDS encoding cold-shock protein, producing the protein MQTGTVKWFNASKGYGFIAQDGGEDVFVHFSAIQSNGYRELYEGQAVEFEVENDPKGKGLRAKNVTVIK; encoded by the coding sequence ATGCAAACCGGCACAGTCAAGTGGTTTAACGCTTCGAAGGGCTATGGGTTCATCGCCCAGGATGGCGGCGAGGATGTCTTTGTACATTTTTCCGCAATTCAGTCTAACGGCTATCGGGAACTCTATGAGGGCCAGGCAGTCGAGTTCGAAGTCGAGAACGACCCTAAAGGCAAGGGCCTGCGCGCAAAGAACGTTACAGTCATTAAGTAA
- a CDS encoding GDSL family lipase translates to MMLTILLALAVAVAQDPIHTAMAPAPRTDQRWIDRNDQLTKMDKSAAEVIFLGDSITEGWETTGKHIWDDQIARFKAINLGISGDRTQHVLWRIKNDNLKGANSAKLVVIMIGTNNSNGNDHTAEQIADGVKAIIKEVRQRLPKAKVLALAIFPRGKEPNPQRAKIQTANELIAKAADNKWVFYHDIGSHFTDMEGAISAQVMPDSLHLSEEGYRIWATHMTPIMRELLALPSPDSL, encoded by the coding sequence ATGATGCTTACGATTTTGCTTGCATTGGCGGTGGCTGTCGCGCAAGACCCGATTCACACGGCAATGGCGCCTGCGCCTCGAACGGACCAGCGCTGGATCGATCGGAACGACCAACTGACCAAAATGGACAAAAGCGCCGCTGAGGTGATCTTTTTGGGCGATTCGATCACCGAAGGCTGGGAGACGACCGGAAAGCACATTTGGGACGACCAGATCGCACGGTTCAAGGCCATTAACCTGGGCATCAGCGGCGACCGCACCCAACATGTGTTGTGGCGCATCAAAAACGATAACCTGAAAGGAGCCAACAGCGCAAAGTTGGTTGTGATTATGATCGGCACCAACAATTCGAACGGCAACGACCACACGGCCGAACAGATAGCGGACGGCGTGAAGGCGATTATCAAAGAGGTTCGGCAGCGGCTTCCTAAGGCAAAGGTCTTGGCGCTGGCGATCTTCCCTCGCGGCAAAGAGCCCAATCCTCAGCGCGCCAAGATTCAGACCGCAAACGAACTGATCGCGAAAGCCGCGGACAACAAATGGGTGTTCTATCACGACATTGGCAGCCATTTTACGGACATGGAAGGTGCGATTTCGGCTCAAGTCATGCCCGATTCTCTGCACTTGAGCGAAGAGGGCTATCGAATCTGGGCGACTCACATGACGCCGATCATGCGCGAGTTGCTGGCGCTACCGAGCCCGGATAGTCTTTAG
- a CDS encoding transposase translates to MPRSNYKHWRNSPSQGGTFFVTTTCLDFAELFRRDEMKDRLQSRLFSDCAHYGAILHAFVIMAHHLHMLLQVPEGKTVSWFVQRFKTNSANDLLPCSARRNERRCRLNPA, encoded by the coding sequence GTGCCTCGCTCGAACTACAAACACTGGCGAAACTCGCCGTCGCAAGGCGGTACGTTCTTCGTAACAACCACGTGCCTGGACTTCGCCGAACTCTTCCGCCGGGACGAGATGAAGGATCGCCTTCAGTCGCGCTTATTCTCCGATTGCGCTCACTACGGCGCAATTCTTCACGCTTTTGTGATCATGGCCCATCATTTGCACATGTTGCTCCAAGTTCCAGAAGGGAAGACGGTAAGTTGGTTCGTGCAGCGCTTCAAGACCAACTCTGCCAACGATCTGCTCCCCTGCTCGGCCCGACGGAACGAACGGCGCTGTCGGCTCAATCCGGCCTGA
- a CDS encoding DUF1028 domain-containing protein, with product MIDMAGTFSIVAFDPKNGDLGVAVASRVLACASVVPFAEAGVGAIATQSFANTTYGPKGLEMLRNKVNPQDAIKRLTDPDQDKGRRQLAVIDARGRTANFTGDRCLKWCGAASGPNYSCQGNILTGENVVQAMARAFETTEGEIALKMMAALEAGEAAGGDSRGKQSAGMIVMRKKGGYGGFDDKYVDLRVDDHKEPVAELRRLLGMKLRFARMMRGYDELQKKQWDQAIATFQALVNEEPDNGTHWYNLACGQSMAGRRDAALASLKKALQLDPTMMSHANQDSDLDAIRDEAKRQGVLR from the coding sequence ATGATCGATATGGCTGGGACGTTTAGCATTGTCGCTTTTGATCCCAAGAACGGCGATTTGGGCGTGGCCGTCGCATCGCGCGTGTTGGCGTGCGCGTCGGTGGTGCCCTTTGCCGAGGCGGGCGTCGGCGCGATCGCCACTCAATCGTTCGCCAACACGACTTATGGCCCCAAAGGGTTGGAGATGCTGCGAAATAAAGTCAACCCTCAAGACGCGATCAAGCGGTTGACCGATCCCGATCAGGATAAGGGGCGGCGACAGTTGGCCGTCATCGATGCCCGAGGCCGCACGGCTAACTTCACCGGCGACCGATGCCTCAAGTGGTGCGGCGCGGCGAGCGGGCCCAACTACAGCTGTCAGGGCAATATCTTGACCGGCGAGAACGTGGTGCAGGCGATGGCGCGCGCGTTCGAGACGACCGAGGGCGAGATTGCGCTCAAGATGATGGCCGCGCTGGAGGCGGGCGAAGCGGCGGGCGGCGATAGTCGAGGCAAACAGTCGGCGGGCATGATCGTGATGCGCAAGAAGGGCGGCTACGGCGGCTTTGACGACAAATACGTCGACCTGCGCGTGGACGACCACAAAGAGCCGGTGGCCGAACTCAGACGCTTGCTCGGGATGAAGCTGCGCTTTGCCCGCATGATGCGCGGATACGACGAGCTGCAAAAGAAGCAGTGGGATCAGGCGATTGCGACTTTTCAGGCGTTGGTGAACGAGGAGCCGGACAACGGCACGCATTGGTACAATCTGGCTTGCGGGCAATCGATGGCGGGTCGGCGCGATGCGGCGCTGGCGAGCCTGAAGAAGGCGCTTCAGTTGGATCCAACGATGATGAGCCATGCCAATCAGGATTCGGATTTAGACGCGATCCGGGACGAAGCCAAGCGGCAAGGCGTGTTGAGGTAG
- the moeB gene encoding molybdopterin-synthase adenylyltransferase MoeB has translation MIATALTPEEAQRYSRHIILPEVGMEGQLKLKAAKVLLVGMGGLGSPSALYLAAAGVGSLGIVDFDAVDASNLHRQVIHFTTDEGRSKIESAAEKITAINPNVQVVPFAERLTSKNALEIVSQFDIVLDGADNFPTRYLVNDACVLAGKPNCYGSIFRFDGQASVFGAPGGPCYRCLYPEPPPPGLVPSCAEGGVLGVLPGIIGLVQATEAIKLILGKGESLVGRLLLFDALEMRWREMKIRRDPDCPACGDNPTVKELIDYEQFCGIFPEEPNLNEIDPQTLKDRMDRGDRLVLLDIREPHELQISQLPGIVHIPMEDVPYRMDELDADAEIVVICRTGNRSAKVTDYLLDQGFKQVYNLATGMNGWADTIDPEVKKY, from the coding sequence GTGATCGCCACAGCCCTCACCCCGGAGGAGGCGCAGCGCTACAGCCGCCATATCATCCTGCCCGAAGTGGGCATGGAAGGACAATTGAAGCTCAAGGCGGCCAAGGTTTTGCTGGTCGGCATGGGCGGTCTTGGCTCGCCCTCGGCGCTCTATCTGGCTGCAGCGGGCGTCGGCTCGCTGGGCATTGTCGATTTTGACGCAGTGGACGCCTCCAACCTCCATCGCCAGGTGATCCATTTTACAACCGACGAGGGGCGCTCCAAGATCGAATCGGCTGCGGAGAAGATAACGGCCATTAATCCAAATGTGCAGGTCGTGCCGTTCGCCGAGCGACTGACCTCAAAGAACGCGCTGGAGATCGTCTCGCAGTTCGACATTGTGCTGGACGGGGCGGACAATTTTCCAACGCGCTATTTGGTGAACGACGCCTGCGTGCTGGCGGGAAAGCCGAACTGTTACGGCAGCATCTTTCGGTTCGACGGCCAGGCCAGCGTGTTCGGCGCTCCCGGTGGACCGTGCTACCGTTGTCTCTATCCCGAGCCGCCGCCGCCCGGATTAGTGCCCAGTTGCGCGGAGGGCGGCGTCTTGGGCGTATTGCCGGGCATTATCGGGCTGGTGCAGGCAACCGAGGCGATCAAATTGATTTTGGGCAAGGGCGAAAGTTTGGTCGGAAGGCTGTTGCTGTTCGACGCTTTGGAAATGCGATGGCGCGAGATGAAGATTCGGCGCGATCCCGATTGTCCGGCGTGCGGCGACAATCCGACGGTGAAGGAGTTGATCGATTACGAGCAGTTCTGCGGTATATTCCCCGAGGAGCCAAATTTGAACGAGATCGACCCACAAACGCTAAAGGACCGGATGGACCGCGGAGACCGTTTAGTGCTGTTGGACATTCGCGAGCCGCACGAGCTTCAGATCAGCCAATTGCCCGGCATTGTGCACATTCCGATGGAGGACGTGCCGTATCGGATGGACGAATTGGACGCGGACGCTGAGATCGTCGTGATCTGCCGCACGGGGAATCGAAGCGCAAAGGTTACGGACTATCTATTGGACCAAGGATTTAAGCAGGTTTATAATTTGGCGACCGGCATGAACGGATGGGCCGATACGATCGATCCCGAGGTCAAGAAGTATTGA
- a CDS encoding DinB family protein, with product MHPEVAALREAWRWSYDDLQPAFDGLHPDNLHRRPAPNCPAISEIAAHLAYDEAMIVMELLGKRDPSEWNIDSPLVDATYAWLPDILGAEVSAGLKALGPTDVYREVKRVHDLMFERTAALDLPANFKIREGDTVWATVAGRLIYCAYHAAYHIGQIYQTRALLGEATPDN from the coding sequence ATGCATCCCGAAGTCGCTGCCCTGAGAGAAGCCTGGAGATGGTCCTACGACGATCTACAGCCTGCATTTGACGGACTGCATCCCGACAACCTTCATCGCCGACCCGCGCCCAACTGCCCCGCCATCAGCGAAATCGCCGCGCACCTAGCCTACGACGAGGCCATGATCGTGATGGAACTGCTCGGCAAGAGAGACCCATCCGAATGGAATATCGATAGCCCCTTGGTTGACGCGACTTATGCCTGGCTGCCAGACATATTGGGAGCAGAAGTTTCTGCAGGGCTGAAGGCGCTCGGCCCCACGGACGTCTATCGAGAGGTGAAAAGGGTGCACGACTTGATGTTCGAGCGCACGGCTGCGCTCGATCTGCCGGCAAATTTTAAGATAAGAGAGGGCGATACCGTCTGGGCAACGGTGGCGGGTCGGCTCATCTATTGCGCCTATCACGCCGCCTATCACATAGGGCAGATCTATCAAACGAGAGCGCTTTTGGGCGAAGCAACGCCCGACAACTAG